From the genome of Candidatus Marinimicrobia bacterium CG08_land_8_20_14_0_20_45_22:
GAACGCTTCCGAAGCAACAATGACCTGTGCGCCGTCATGCACCAAACCTTCAATAGCGGTTTGAACCTGCTTTTCGGTCAGCGGAGTTCTTAGATCGAAATAGATATAGTTTGTATGGAGAAATTTCCCTGGCGCCAGCGAAATGTTCTTCGGGTTGCTGTCTTTTTGCGAGATTTTACCTTCAAGTCCGACGCCCATTCCGATAACGCCGACCGTCGCGACATCACCTTCGAGCAAAGCGTTTGTTGCCTGAGTCGTCGAATGCGCAATCAGAATAATTTCTTCCGGCTGGATTCTTGTCTTCTCCAACAACATCTGCAAAGAATCGACGACGCCTTTGGCGACGCCTTCTTTAGCCGTATGCGTCGTTGGAACACAAACCTTTCCAACGATTGAGTAGTCAGTAATATTTAGCGCGACGGCATGCGTAAATGTGCCGCCGACGTCGATGCCGATTTTTATTTTACGTCTCATGGGATTGGTTGATTAGGTAGATTATGTTGATTGGGTTGATTGGGTTGATTGAGTTGATTAGGCTTGTCCGCTTTGGTGGATTGATTATGGTTTTGAGTAAGATAAGGTCCATCGGGTTCGGAGATTTTATCGTTCAGTTTTTGGTCTTTTAAAAACTTAATATATCCATTGAGAACCTTAACGACAAAAAGGACTTTTCCAACAAACTCATCGAATTTTTCCTGATTGATATAGTTTTCATCAACCGCGACCGTCAGGTGATCGATCAATTCAAAAAGCGAGCCTCGCGCTTGCCTGCAAAACCGGATGTTTTCCTGAAAGTGGTATCTGCCCTGGCCTTCGGCAATATTTGCAGTAACCGATCTTGAAGCGCGGGTAATTTGGTCAATCAATTGATGCTTTTCACTCGCCGGTAATGATTTAGCAAATTCAGAAAAATCTTTCCTCAATTCCCGCGCAAATTTCCAGGCATCCAGTGTGGCAAAGGAATAATTGATGTTTGCCATATCCAATCTCAAACGCGAGCGAATTTATAATTTTGCATTTCGTCTGTCCTGTCCACTCAGTTCACTCTTTTCACTCTAATCAACCTATTCAACCTATTTCTACCTACTCAACCCATTTACATAAACCATACCGCCGCGACGATTAAACCTAATATCGCGACCGCCCATGTATAAGGAATCGTATTCCATAGCACTTTTTGAACGTCCTGCTGCATCTCATTCGCCAGCCAGACGTTGTGCGTATTCGTCGGGTCACTGATGCCCTGAACCTGTCCAACCGCCATTAACATTCCCATGATTGCACCAGCATTCATTCCGCTGGCGAGTAAAATCGCCGCGAGTCCATAGCCCATACCCCAAACATTCAACGGCCCTCGATACAATGCCAACGGCGCAGCTAATCCGAAAATCATAACGTAAGCCCACGGAGAATGCGGAATGACCGACTGCATAACCGGTTGCAATAAATTCAAAACCGGCCAGCCTTCCGGGTGTTCCACTGCCCAACTTCCACTGGGTCCGATGATAGCGTTCAGCAACATTCCAATCCCAAACATCAAAACGATCGCGGGCATTACGACGGCTCCACCTTCAAAAATAGAGCGAATGAACAGATTCAGGCTTC
Proteins encoded in this window:
- a CDS encoding four helix bundle protein, whose amino-acid sequence is MANINYSFATLDAWKFARELRKDFSEFAKSLPASEKHQLIDQITRASRSVTANIAEGQGRYHFQENIRFCRQARGSLFELIDHLTVAVDENYINQEKFDEFVGKVLFVVKVLNGYIKFLKDQKLNDKISEPDGPYLTQNHNQSTKADKPNQLNQPNQPNQHNLPNQPIP